One genomic segment of uncultured Desulfobacter sp. includes these proteins:
- a CDS encoding tyrosine recombinase XerC yields MILDDYLSTLEAEKGYSAHTLRAYFTDIKSFILFYLDTCNCRDENWQQAFGKRVQQVDKMVVRRYLAAQTALKKSKKTLSRRLSALKSFFNYLVRSGQIRLNPADAIPFPKLEKTLPKAMAIDDIFRLLDTMKSDTWMDRRNLAMFETFYSTGMRIGELHMLNIQDIDFDAGLIRVLGKGNKTRIMPVGKRALDAVQAYRADLKENFSAVFLNKDFRRLGRRSIRRILDKLVLECGLGLKISPHTLRHTFATHMLDSGADLRGIQEILGHVSLSTTQVYTHVSMDRLMAVYDKAHPRR; encoded by the coding sequence ATGATTCTTGATGACTATCTGAGCACCCTGGAAGCTGAAAAGGGGTATTCTGCCCATACGCTTCGGGCCTATTTTACGGATATAAAAAGCTTTATCCTTTTTTATCTGGATACCTGCAACTGCCGGGATGAAAACTGGCAACAGGCCTTTGGAAAAAGGGTTCAACAGGTGGATAAGATGGTCGTGCGCAGATATCTTGCCGCCCAGACTGCTTTGAAAAAAAGTAAAAAAACCCTTTCAAGGCGTCTGTCCGCATTAAAATCTTTTTTTAATTACCTGGTCAGGTCCGGGCAGATCAGGTTAAATCCTGCTGATGCCATCCCTTTTCCAAAACTTGAGAAAACCCTTCCCAAGGCCATGGCTATAGATGATATTTTCAGGTTGTTGGACACTATGAAAAGCGATACCTGGATGGACAGACGCAATCTTGCCATGTTTGAAACCTTTTATTCTACGGGCATGCGAATCGGTGAACTTCACATGCTTAATATCCAGGATATTGATTTTGATGCCGGGCTTATCCGGGTCCTGGGCAAGGGAAACAAGACGCGCATCATGCCCGTGGGCAAGCGTGCCCTTGATGCCGTTCAAGCCTACCGGGCTGATCTCAAGGAAAATTTTTCTGCGGTATTCTTAAACAAAGACTTTCGAAGGCTTGGCAGGCGCTCCATTCGACGTATTCTTGATAAGTTGGTTTTGGAATGCGGTTTAGGTTTGAAAATATCACCCCACACCCTGCGGCATACCTTTGCCACTCATATGCTGGATTCCGGCGCCGATCTTCGGGGTATTCAGGAAATTCTAGGCCATGTCAGCCTGTCCACCACCCAGGTCTATACTCATGTGAGCAT